In Gloeocapsa sp. DLM2.Bin57, one genomic interval encodes:
- a CDS encoding filamentous hemagglutinin N-terminal domain-containing protein, with protein MKIMFLGFLTIFNLLITQQVKAEIIPDRSLNTEISSENGLLLIKGGERSGENLFHSFREFNVREGQEVYFTNPENISNIFSRITGNNPSQILGTLGVTGQANLYLINTNGIIFGPNSTLDVKGSFVGTTANNILFADGFRFETKISPTERPLLTISVPIGLGFLDSKGVIINQSEIGLGVPNQQTIALVGGRISFRGGFIETESANIELGSVNQGIVNILHQGESFTLDYQNVESFRDVTIANFAGVFSYGENTGNINIQARNISIRDSQIGTTTYEGKAGNLIVKGINNIEISGYIGDDTPSGIIGTTEEQASGEDTVIRVEARRLSLTDGSQILADNYSDRPGITVIINVVESIDIIGNSPDKVLPSAISSTSDSTGNAGNLTINTSRLTLVDGANLSSSSFAGIGKAGDLTINATEINVIGFNINELGEERPTGIFAQVETESFGDGGNLRIQTNRLTVQNGGQISTSTKNRGQGGDMIITATEFIHLEGTSPEADLVLGQSGIFTSAEKSELREGGEILASTGDAGNLFLKTPELIITEGAKISADTFGLGQGGNIVIEVDNLIISQGGSLRAGSFVEADGVIPGRERGDGGTISIKATEGVRVTRSGTTGEINPIPINSNITSESQGTGNAGGIVIISPEIFIDNQGIVSVSNSGEGEGGNLEISTNSLSLSQGTISAATSQNQGGNLTLLVTDTIFLERNSQITATAGIETGKGDGGNITIDTGFLIATPQENNDIIANASLGRGGNIQITALGVLGITPRPQLTPLSDINASSEFGIDGIVSITTPEADPEAGIIRLSEEVINIEWLKAQNPCTVEEGIIAKGSSLIITGRGGFPPSSHEAIAPRQRIVPWQSLETPKSPVQIKPRETESIPTPQSIQGWFMTADGTIHLSQNITRYSYLCSMFGE; from the coding sequence ATGAAAATAATGTTTTTAGGATTTTTAACTATTTTTAACTTATTAATTACTCAACAAGTTAAAGCAGAAATCATACCAGATAGAAGTTTAAATACAGAAATATCAAGTGAAAATGGATTATTACTTATTAAAGGAGGAGAAAGATCAGGAGAAAACTTATTTCATAGTTTCCGAGAATTTAATGTTAGAGAAGGACAAGAGGTATATTTTACTAATCCCGAAAATATTAGTAACATCTTTAGTAGAATAACAGGTAATAATCCTTCACAGATTTTAGGAACTTTGGGGGTAACAGGACAAGCTAATTTATACCTAATAAATACTAATGGGATTATTTTTGGACCTAATTCTACTCTAGATGTCAAGGGTTCTTTTGTAGGGACTACCGCTAATAATATATTATTTGCTGATGGGTTTAGGTTTGAGACCAAAATTAGTCCAACAGAAAGACCATTATTAACCATTAGTGTACCAATTGGTTTGGGGTTTCTAGATAGTAAAGGGGTGATTATTAATCAATCAGAAATAGGATTAGGAGTACCCAACCAACAGACGATCGCCTTAGTGGGAGGTAGAATATCCTTTAGAGGAGGTTTTATCGAAACAGAATCAGCAAATATTGAGTTAGGAAGCGTTAATCAAGGTATAGTTAACATCCTTCACCAGGGAGAAAGTTTTACTCTTGATTATCAGAATGTAGAAAGTTTTCGCGATGTGACGATCGCTAACTTCGCAGGTGTTTTTAGTTATGGAGAAAATACAGGAAATATCAATATCCAAGCTAGAAATATCTCTATTAGAGACAGTCAAATTGGGACTACTACTTATGAAGGTAAAGCAGGTAATCTTATCGTTAAAGGGATTAATAATATTGAGATTTCAGGTTATATAGGTGATGATACCCCTAGTGGGATTATCGGAACTACTGAAGAACAAGCATCGGGAGAAGATACAGTAATCAGAGTAGAAGCAAGAAGATTATCATTAACCGATGGGAGTCAGATTTTAGCCGATAATTATAGCGATCGCCCAGGAATCACAGTCATTATCAATGTAGTCGAGTCTATCGATATTATAGGTAATAGTCCTGATAAGGTCTTGCCTAGTGCAATTTCTTCTACCTCTGATAGTACAGGGAATGCGGGTAATTTAACCATCAATACTAGTAGATTAACTCTAGTGGATGGGGCTAATCTGTCTTCTTCTAGCTTTGCGGGTATAGGAAAAGCAGGAGATTTAACGATTAACGCTACGGAAATCAACGTAATCGGTTTTAATATTAATGAGTTGGGAGAGGAAAGACCTACAGGAATATTTGCCCAAGTAGAAACAGAATCCTTTGGAGATGGAGGAAATTTAAGGATTCAGACTAATCGGTTAACAGTACAAAACGGGGGACAAATCTCTACTAGTACCAAAAATCGGGGACAAGGGGGAGATATGATCATCACAGCAACGGAATTTATACACCTAGAGGGAACATCTCCCGAAGCAGATTTAGTACTAGGTCAAAGTGGGATATTTACATCAGCAGAAAAATCAGAGTTAAGGGAAGGAGGAGAGATTTTAGCCTCTACTGGAGACGCAGGGAATCTTTTCCTCAAAACCCCAGAATTAATAATTACTGAAGGGGCAAAAATTTCTGCTGATACCTTTGGTTTAGGACAAGGGGGGAATATAGTTATTGAGGTAGATAACTTAATTATCTCTCAAGGAGGTTCTCTCCGAGCAGGATCTTTTGTGGAAGCTGATGGAGTCATACCAGGTAGAGAAAGAGGGGATGGAGGAACAATCAGTATTAAAGCAACAGAAGGAGTGAGGGTAACTCGCAGTGGGACAACAGGAGAGATTAACCCAATACCTATTAATAGTAATATCACCAGCGAATCCCAAGGAACAGGAAACGCAGGAGGAATAGTAATTATTAGTCCAGAAATATTTATAGATAATCAAGGGATAGTGAGTGTTAGTAATTCTGGAGAGGGAGAAGGAGGTAATTTAGAGATTAGTACTAATTCTCTGAGTTTAAGTCAGGGGACAATTTCCGCAGCAACTAGCCAGAATCAAGGAGGTAACCTAACTTTGTTGGTAACAGATACCATCTTCCTAGAAAGAAATAGTCAAATTACTGCTACCGCGGGTATAGAAACAGGAAAGGGAGACGGAGGGAATATCACTATAGATACAGGATTTTTGATCGCTACTCCTCAAGAAAACAATGATATTATCGCTAATGCTTCTTTAGGAAGAGGGGGAAATATTCAAATTACTGCTTTAGGGGTTTTAGGGATAACTCCGAGACCTCAGTTAACTCCCTTGAGTGATATTAACGCTTCTTCTGAATTTGGTATCGATGGGATTGTCTCGATTACTACCCCTGAAGCTGATCCCGAAGCAGGGATTATTAGACTGTCTGAGGAGGTAATCAATATAGAATGGTTAAAAGCCCAAAATCCCTGTACCGTAGAAGAGGGGATTATCGCTAAGGGTAGTTCTTTGATTATTACAGGTAGGGGTGGTTTTCCCCCAAGTTCTCACGAAGCGATCGCCCCTAGACAGAGAATTGTACCATGGCAATCCCTAGAAACTCCTAAATCTCCTGTCCAAATCAAACCTAGGGAAACTGAATCCATACCTACTCCACAATCAATCCAAGGTTGGTTTATGACTGCTGATGGAACTATTCATTTAAGCCAAAATATTACCAGGTATAGTTATCTATGTTCTATGTTTGGAGAATAA
- a CDS encoding ShlB/FhaC/HecB family hemolysin secretion/activation protein — MFYVWRINPLVWLLVLVYQTPIHSQVIPRPVTPIPQPTPEVEVLPPLEDILPPPSREVTPEIPTIPLEIIIEQFEVRGTTVFTSEDLEEILEPYTNRPLSFTELLEIQTAITQLYVDRGYLTSGAFIPPQSLQDGILIIEVIEGEIEEIIITGLERLKPEYIRNRIAINTSGPLNQADLLRALQLLQINPLIESLAAELTRGSQPHLSILKIDLQENPAFSLALGVDNQQSPSVGSNRRLLTINHRNLFGFGDNLYLRYYNTDGSNVIEDFSYLFPINPLDGLIGFRFYYSDSELIQEPLQQLNIDSQSRTYEFIFRQPVFKTPTQELGIGFNLAKEKSELTISPPTINRSLRSETNINIFRLSQEYFIRDQRQIFAVFSQFNLATDAYTLNLDGVEGSSQFVLWRSQAQYFRNLNNFISFFSKVEFQLADSAIPSLEQFALGGVNRGRGYPENAILGDNGVFVSLELRFSLVTIPKANFNLQLVSFYELGHVWNNSDFTLPISTLASVGVGLNLTAYDRLNAYFYWGIPLNNLTTLGNSLQEDGLYFSVQYQVLKF; from the coding sequence ATGTTCTATGTTTGGAGAATAAATCCTCTAGTATGGTTATTAGTTTTAGTTTATCAAACACCTATTCATTCTCAAGTCATACCAAGACCTGTTACTCCTATTCCTCAACCTACTCCCGAAGTGGAGGTTTTACCACCTTTAGAAGATATTTTACCTCCACCCTCTCGGGAGGTAACCCCAGAAATTCCCACTATTCCTCTGGAGATTATTATTGAACAATTCGAGGTGAGGGGAACTACTGTATTTACTAGCGAAGATTTAGAAGAAATCCTCGAACCCTACACTAATCGTCCCCTTTCTTTTACTGAACTTTTAGAAATTCAAACCGCTATTACTCAATTATACGTGGATAGGGGTTATTTGACTTCTGGGGCTTTTATTCCTCCCCAAAGTCTCCAGGATGGTATCCTCATCATTGAGGTGATAGAAGGAGAAATAGAGGAAATCATCATCACTGGTTTAGAGAGACTTAAACCCGAATATATCCGCAATCGTATTGCAATCAATACTTCTGGTCCTCTTAATCAAGCTGATTTATTACGGGCTTTACAATTATTGCAGATTAATCCTCTGATTGAAAGTTTAGCCGCAGAATTGACCAGAGGATCTCAACCTCATTTAAGTATCCTTAAGATTGATTTACAAGAAAATCCTGCTTTTTCTCTCGCTTTGGGTGTAGATAATCAACAATCTCCTAGTGTAGGATCTAATCGTCGTCTCTTAACTATTAATCACCGCAACCTTTTCGGGTTTGGAGATAATTTATATTTGCGTTACTATAACACCGATGGTAGTAATGTCATCGAAGATTTTAGTTATCTGTTTCCTATCAATCCTCTTGATGGTTTAATTGGGTTTCGTTTCTATTATAGTGATTCTGAACTAATTCAAGAACCTTTACAGCAACTCAATATTGATTCTCAATCTCGAACTTACGAGTTTATTTTTCGTCAACCCGTTTTTAAAACTCCTACCCAAGAGTTGGGGATTGGATTTAATCTCGCTAAGGAAAAATCAGAGTTAACTATTTCTCCTCCTACTATTAATCGCAGTTTAAGAAGTGAAACCAATATCAATATCTTTAGACTCTCCCAAGAATATTTTATTAGAGACCAACGTCAGATTTTTGCTGTCTTTTCCCAGTTTAATTTAGCTACAGACGCTTATACTCTTAATCTTGATGGTGTTGAAGGTAGTAGTCAATTCGTTTTATGGCGTAGTCAAGCACAATATTTTAGGAATCTTAATAACTTTATCAGTTTTTTTAGTAAAGTAGAATTTCAATTAGCTGATTCAGCTATACCTAGTTTAGAACAATTTGCCCTCGGGGGAGTTAATCGAGGTCGAGGTTATCCGGAAAATGCTATTTTAGGGGATAATGGGGTGTTTGTTTCCCTAGAGTTGCGGTTTTCGCTAGTAACTATTCCTAAAGCTAATTTTAATCTACAGTTAGTCTCTTTTTATGAATTAGGTCACGTTTGGAATAATAGCGATTTCACCTTACCGATTAGTACTTTAGCTTCTGTAGGAGTAGGACTTAATTTAACTGCTTATGATCGTTTAAATGCTTATTTTTATTGGGGTATTCCTTTAAATAATTTAACCACTCTCGGTAATAGTTTACAAGAAGATGGTCTTTATTTCAGTGTTCAATATCAAGTCCTTAAATTTTGA
- a CDS encoding CHAT domain-containing protein, translating to MKYLLLFGLILILTISPGLVSSETTALCSNPSECLELARLNYQEGKLQKAKLILETTLNQKLTPESEIIVLINLALIQQELGNHSQGSQAINQGQTLLKFVQYEQLQRQLYAQLLDVKGQLAISLGQDVEALAIWREAAKIYTETNNLMGLVNNQLYQVQALTSLGLYREAYQNLTGLTAELNNYPTTPEKAKALASLGDILRRIGRYQEAEIQLQESLELSQALGLTELVSLNLINLGKLNQHSNNYDQAWQYYQQARESAPNLELNIRAAINQLAIRQEEWAKSQPLINEIAAKIQQLPQQIATIHLRINFAEELLQMQSESQNNDLIIAQLTTAIKLAQTLGYTRGEAEGMGRLGLLYEQHQQFTPALTLTQNALLLSQNINATDLNYQWEWQLGRILQQQQQREQSIIAYSQGVKSLQSLRQDLVTISSDVQFSFREEVEPLYREFVDILLQPEATQQQLKQAREVIEALQLAELDNFFRDACLDVQPVQIDELDPNAGIIYTIFLENRLGVILAIGNQPLSYYEVAIDKSEIIKQLNWLNIALQNPQREVRSQLLRQPYDWLIKPIESQLETHHLDTLVFILDGELRNLPPGVFFDGEQYLIEKYNVAIAPSLELIDFQETSLQDRFLLLAGLTEERQGFSELPGVAQEIARIRDTTTGSVLLNADFTKGQFNQNMQQNPYTIVHLATHGRFSSRLEETFLLTWDDRLGINDLTTLLSSDQKQLQPVELLVLSACQTAVGDNRATLGLAGLAVRVGVRSTIASLWEVSDESTSLLMQQFYDQLINQGYSKAKALRNAQINLLQQQRYHHPYYWSGFILLGNWL from the coding sequence ATGAAATACTTATTATTATTTGGGTTAATTTTGATTCTGACCATCTCTCCTGGATTAGTTAGTTCAGAAACCACAGCATTATGTTCTAATCCTTCTGAATGTTTAGAATTGGCTAGATTGAACTATCAAGAGGGTAAACTTCAAAAAGCTAAACTAATCCTCGAAACTACTTTAAATCAAAAATTAACCCCAGAATCAGAAATAATTGTCTTAATTAATTTAGCTTTGATTCAACAGGAATTAGGTAATCATTCTCAAGGTAGTCAAGCTATTAATCAAGGGCAAACACTTCTGAAATTTGTTCAATATGAACAGTTACAAAGACAACTTTATGCTCAATTATTAGATGTCAAAGGTCAATTAGCTATATCCCTAGGTCAAGATGTAGAAGCGTTAGCAATTTGGCGAGAAGCAGCTAAGATTTATACTGAAACTAATAATCTCATGGGATTGGTTAATAATCAACTCTATCAGGTACAAGCTTTAACCTCTTTGGGATTATATAGAGAAGCTTATCAGAATTTAACAGGTTTAACAGCAGAATTAAATAATTATCCAACAACTCCAGAAAAAGCTAAAGCATTAGCTAGTCTAGGGGATATTTTACGCCGAATAGGTAGATACCAAGAAGCAGAAATACAATTACAAGAGAGTTTAGAATTATCCCAAGCATTAGGATTAACTGAGTTAGTCAGTCTTAATCTTATTAATCTAGGTAAACTTAATCAACACAGTAATAATTATGATCAAGCTTGGCAATATTATCAACAAGCTAGAGAGTCAGCCCCAAATTTAGAGTTGAATATTCGCGCAGCTATTAATCAGTTAGCTATTAGACAAGAAGAATGGGCAAAAAGTCAACCACTAATTAACGAAATAGCAGCCAAAATCCAACAGCTACCTCAACAAATAGCAACGATTCATCTACGGATTAATTTTGCTGAAGAGTTATTGCAAATGCAATCAGAGTCACAAAATAATGATTTGATTATTGCACAATTGACCACAGCTATAAAATTAGCCCAAACCCTAGGATATACTAGAGGTGAAGCAGAAGGGATGGGTAGGTTAGGGCTACTCTATGAACAACATCAACAATTTACACCTGCTCTTACTCTAACCCAAAATGCCCTATTATTATCCCAAAATATCAACGCTACAGATTTAAATTACCAATGGGAATGGCAACTAGGGAGAATTTTACAACAACAGCAACAAAGAGAACAGAGTATCATTGCTTATAGTCAAGGGGTAAAAAGTCTTCAATCTCTGCGTCAGGATTTAGTAACCATTAGTTCAGATGTACAGTTTTCTTTCCGAGAAGAGGTAGAACCATTATATCGCGAATTTGTGGATATTCTTCTACAACCAGAAGCAACTCAACAACAACTCAAACAAGCTAGAGAAGTGATTGAAGCTTTACAATTAGCAGAGTTAGATAACTTCTTTCGGGATGCTTGTTTAGATGTACAACCAGTCCAAATCGATGAATTAGACCCAAATGCTGGCATAATTTATACTATTTTCCTGGAAAATCGTCTAGGAGTTATCCTCGCTATCGGTAATCAACCCCTGAGTTATTATGAAGTAGCTATAGATAAAAGCGAAATTATCAAACAACTAAACTGGTTAAATATAGCATTACAAAACCCTCAACGTGAAGTGCGATCGCAACTCCTCAGACAACCCTATGATTGGTTAATCAAACCCATAGAGTCTCAATTAGAAACCCATCATCTCGATACTCTAGTTTTTATTCTCGATGGAGAATTAAGAAACCTTCCCCCTGGAGTATTTTTTGATGGTGAACAATATCTGATCGAAAAATATAACGTGGCGATCGCCCCTAGTCTAGAATTAATAGACTTCCAAGAGACTTCCTTACAAGATCGTTTCTTATTATTAGCAGGTTTAACCGAAGAACGTCAAGGATTTTCTGAGTTACCAGGTGTTGCACAAGAAATCGCGAGAATCAGAGATACCACCACAGGAAGTGTCTTATTAAACGCTGATTTTACCAAAGGACAATTTAACCAAAATATGCAACAAAACCCTTATACTATTGTGCATCTAGCCACTCATGGTCGATTTAGTTCACGTTTAGAGGAGACTTTTTTATTGACTTGGGACGATCGCTTGGGTATCAATGATTTAACTACTTTACTGAGTAGCGATCAAAAACAATTGCAACCAGTAGAATTATTAGTTTTAAGCGCTTGTCAAACCGCTGTAGGGGATAATAGGGCTACTCTAGGATTAGCAGGTTTAGCAGTAAGAGTAGGTGTACGTAGTACTATAGCTTCTCTTTGGGAAGTCAGTGACGAGAGTACCTCCCTATTGATGCAACAATTTTATGATCAATTAATTAATCAAGGATACAGTAAAGCTAAAGCCTTAAGAAACGCACAAATCAACCTGTTACAACAGCAAAGATATCATCATCCCTATTATTGGTCTGGTTTTATCCTATTGGGTAATTGGCTTTAA
- a CDS encoding DUF928 domain-containing protein, with translation MWKIYLSTILTMALNLTFLSPIVAETNLPEAPNTGKPETETQPGGTRTGDLDYHTCNPDANRHPVSLLAKDGQDFTTSEYPSFWFYFPYTQQQVESVEFILKNPQEDQVIYRTLVSLSNQPGITAIHLPTQTEYSLELTRDYLWEVIISCSGNQGNQVKLEGWITRTIIDNPESYHSYIEEDIMYDAVTKLAQLYYQYPENEQYQTDWQNLLLKLGHQDLVEETLWLELKPITQ, from the coding sequence ATGTGGAAAATATATCTATCAACAATCTTAACAATGGCGCTAAATCTTACTTTCCTTAGTCCCATTGTAGCTGAAACTAATTTACCAGAGGCCCCCAATACAGGTAAACCAGAAACAGAAACACAACCAGGAGGGACAAGAACTGGTGATTTAGATTATCATACCTGTAACCCTGATGCTAATCGACATCCTGTCTCTCTTTTGGCTAAAGATGGTCAAGATTTTACTACTTCAGAGTACCCGAGTTTTTGGTTTTATTTTCCTTATACCCAACAACAGGTAGAAAGTGTAGAATTTATCTTGAAAAATCCTCAAGAAGACCAAGTCATCTATCGTACTTTAGTTAGTTTAAGCAATCAACCAGGTATCACAGCAATTCATCTACCTACTCAAACAGAATATTCTCTAGAATTAACCAGGGATTATCTGTGGGAGGTAATTATTTCTTGTTCTGGTAACCAAGGGAATCAGGTTAAACTTGAAGGTTGGATAACTAGGACAATTATCGATAACCCCGAATCCTATCATAGTTATATAGAAGAAGATATCATGTATGATGCGGTGACGAAATTAGCCCAACTATATTATCAGTATCCCGAGAATGAACAGTATCAAACCGATTGGCAAAATTTATTACTTAAGTTGGGACATCAAGATTTAGTAGAAGAAACTTTATGGCTAGAATTAAAGCCAATTACCCAATAG
- a CDS encoding CHASE2 domain-containing protein, with protein sequence MKPKLAKNLAMIETLVLKLGQGDWITGFPVVIAQILDNNHQVTTQLSGSLPPNRNLKELYQKWRSLYQSLVKSLSYRGGLEFEEEEICCISDEDLRDLNKQLKRELNNWLAIPTFTKIESGLRTRLETNQEIRFIFEVSHRELQRFPWHLWHFFTDYPYTELCISVNEYEKTNSLLPTRKNLRILCILGNSHQINIVRDKEILTKIFSENIVFLIKPKRRELEKYLWDEKGWDILFFAGHGVIDKQGEAKLYINSQEKIELSYLQYSLLNVVKKGLKLAILNCCNGLDFIEEFSQLNIPQLIVMREVVPDFIAQEFLKNFLTNYAKGESFYLAVRKARERLQGLEGEFPAASWLPVIFQNPTELMPSYRELTPNSFRIKPRYLIPIISLITTGLLLFISWLGLLQIWELKAYDHFLTKTPIAGIDSRILVIAADEQDISKNGYGYPLSDRTITRLLEKIISYQPAAIGLDIFRDQPMPANDLEGHELLLNTVNKYPNIITICAGDNPNNNVSPPEVTSGQIGFVDLYNDQYLTGDDQVRRYLLTSSGNLFAKKISCQTSYSFAWLLAYHYLQQQDIPVETVNLDWRFGRQVIPRLSPNSGGYQGLDAGGNQFLIRYRNQQQLAPQFTIRDVLENQDSFDPHWFTDRIVIIGIIAYSVPDIHSTPYGKMAGLLIHGTVISQLLSIAQDNDRRFLIWWLPWWGEILWIATWVMITSIVTVYLPKLSWKKVSIILILITLYIFSYLIFRLGGWIPLIPGMLGVILSGSLSIYLTREK encoded by the coding sequence GTGAAACCAAAATTAGCGAAAAATTTAGCTATGATTGAAACTCTTGTTTTAAAATTAGGACAAGGGGATTGGATTACAGGATTCCCCGTAGTAATTGCCCAAATTTTGGACAATAATCATCAGGTAACTACCCAATTGTCAGGTAGTCTCCCTCCTAATCGCAACTTAAAAGAATTATATCAAAAATGGCGATCGCTATACCAATCTTTGGTTAAGTCTCTGAGTTATCGTGGTGGTTTAGAGTTTGAAGAGGAGGAGATTTGTTGTATTTCCGATGAAGATTTAAGAGATTTAAATAAACAATTAAAAAGAGAATTAAATAATTGGTTAGCGATACCAACCTTTACTAAAATTGAATCAGGATTAAGAACTCGTTTAGAAACTAATCAAGAAATTAGGTTTATTTTTGAGGTTAGTCATCGAGAATTACAGCGTTTTCCTTGGCATCTTTGGCATTTTTTTACTGACTATCCTTATACAGAGTTATGTATTAGTGTCAATGAATATGAAAAAACTAATTCACTACTACCTACTCGGAAAAACCTGCGGATTCTTTGTATTTTAGGGAATAGTCATCAAATCAATATTGTCAGAGATAAAGAGATATTAACTAAAATTTTTTCTGAGAATATAGTATTTTTAATTAAACCCAAAAGAAGGGAATTAGAAAAATATTTATGGGATGAAAAGGGTTGGGATATCTTATTTTTTGCTGGTCATGGAGTGATTGATAAACAGGGCGAAGCTAAATTATATATTAATTCTCAAGAAAAAATCGAACTGAGTTATCTACAGTATTCACTTTTAAATGTTGTTAAAAAAGGGTTAAAATTAGCAATTCTTAACTGTTGTAATGGCTTAGATTTTATTGAAGAATTTAGTCAATTAAACATTCCCCAATTAATCGTCATGCGGGAAGTTGTACCGGATTTTATAGCCCAAGAATTTCTCAAAAATTTCTTAACTAATTATGCTAAAGGGGAATCTTTTTACTTAGCGGTGAGAAAAGCCAGAGAGAGATTACAAGGATTAGAGGGAGAATTCCCTGCAGCTAGTTGGTTACCAGTAATTTTTCAAAATCCTACGGAGTTAATGCCATCTTATCGAGAATTGACTCCTAATTCATTCAGAATTAAACCTCGCTATCTTATTCCTATTATTAGCTTAATTACTACTGGGTTATTATTATTCATAAGTTGGCTAGGTTTACTGCAAATTTGGGAATTAAAAGCCTATGATCACTTCTTAACTAAAACCCCAATTGCGGGGATAGATTCTCGAATCTTAGTTATTGCAGCAGATGAACAAGATATTAGTAAAAATGGTTACGGTTATCCCCTAAGCGATCGCACTATTACCAGATTATTAGAGAAAATCATATCTTATCAACCCGCAGCTATTGGTTTAGATATTTTTCGAGATCAACCAATGCCAGCTAATGATCTTGAAGGACACGAATTATTATTAAACACTGTTAACAAATATCCTAATATTATCACTATTTGCGCTGGTGATAATCCTAATAATAATGTTTCTCCACCTGAAGTTACCTCTGGGCAAATAGGCTTTGTTGATTTATACAATGACCAATATCTGACAGGAGATGATCAAGTTCGCAGATATTTATTAACCTCATCTGGTAACCTTTTTGCTAAGAAAATCAGTTGTCAGACTTCCTATTCTTTTGCCTGGTTATTAGCTTATCACTATTTACAACAGCAGGATATTCCCGTAGAAACCGTTAATCTAGATTGGCGATTTGGGAGACAAGTTATTCCGAGGTTATCCCCAAATAGTGGTGGGTATCAGGGTTTAGACGCAGGAGGAAATCAATTCTTAATTCGCTATCGCAATCAGCAACAATTAGCCCCCCAATTTACGATTAGAGACGTCTTGGAAAATCAAGATAGTTTTGACCCACACTGGTTTACCGACAGAATTGTTATCATAGGTATTATTGCTTATAGTGTACCTGATATACATAGTACTCCCTATGGTAAGATGGCGGGTTTGTTGATTCATGGTACGGTAATTAGTCAATTATTAAGTATTGCCCAAGACAATGATCGACGCTTTTTAATTTGGTGGTTACCTTGGTGGGGAGAGATATTGTGGATCGCTACTTGGGTTATGATTACTAGTATAGTGACAGTTTACCTACCTAAGTTGTCCTGGAAAAAAGTAAGCATTATCCTTATTCTAATCACACTATATATATTTAGTTATTTAATCTTTAGGCTAGGAGGTTGGATACCCCTAATTCCAGGAATGCTAGGGGTTATTCTTAGCGGTAGTTTGAGTATTTATCTAACGAGGGAAAAATAA
- a CDS encoding DUF1822 family protein produces the protein MNINFDYFLDNPYLNQQPQPGEIWEISKDIYNPIRGTSHSLKTATRYLMIVDKIDEHLYQGIVISESTEFSSDVDLIIPAAITGTSQDLLVETWHLIEVLDCHLICKVGNRLSRQVYDLLLDLYLEEVTNNSMIASLGLRKGNQSKNLSFYQQEKAWGELINRQVQDYLTYQQAVNLTNQIVAATINNEQELNNLNSTVTLLSQWLEDNLTLGWQKLTDLVNTQEYQLSYALRSEIETTAIQNLKTLTFGKEIIAIIMTIQPENHKLAINLEIIPQVNQRYLPENLQVNILDSDGEMLKSLQTRKTDNCLKLPKMKLAKNNEFILEVILGETKISEKFSYD, from the coding sequence ATGAATATTAATTTTGACTATTTTCTGGATAATCCCTATCTAAATCAACAACCCCAACCTGGAGAAATCTGGGAGATAAGTAAGGATATTTATAACCCAATTCGGGGAACATCTCACTCTTTAAAAACTGCTACTCGCTATCTGATGATCGTAGATAAAATAGATGAACATCTTTATCAGGGAATAGTTATCTCAGAATCTACAGAATTTAGCAGCGATGTTGACTTAATTATTCCTGCAGCAATTACGGGTACATCTCAAGATTTACTGGTGGAAACTTGGCATTTAATCGAGGTATTAGATTGTCATTTAATCTGTAAAGTTGGCAACCGTTTATCTCGTCAAGTATATGATTTATTATTAGATTTATATCTTGAGGAAGTTACTAATAATTCAATGATTGCATCTTTAGGTTTAAGAAAAGGTAATCAAAGTAAAAATCTTAGTTTTTACCAACAAGAAAAAGCCTGGGGAGAGTTAATCAATAGACAAGTACAAGATTATTTAACTTATCAACAAGCTGTTAATCTTACTAATCAAATAGTAGCAGCAACAATTAACAACGAACAAGAGTTAAATAACCTTAATTCCACAGTTACTCTCTTGAGTCAATGGTTAGAAGATAACTTGACGTTAGGATGGCAAAAGTTAACAGATTTAGTCAATACTCAAGAGTATCAATTGAGTTATGCTTTGAGAAGTGAAATCGAGACAACAGCAATTCAGAATTTAAAAACTTTAACTTTTGGAAAGGAGATAATTGCTATAATTATGACAATTCAACCAGAGAATCATAAATTAGCCATAAATCTAGAAATTATTCCCCAAGTCAATCAACGTTACTTACCAGAAAACTTACAGGTAAATATTTTAGATAGCGATGGAGAAATGCTGAAGTCTTTGCAAACTAGAAAGACAGATAACTGTCTGAAGTTACCTAAAATGAAGTTAGCTAAAAATAATGAATTTATTCTAGAAGTAATTCTAGGTGAAACCAAAATTAGCGAAAAATTTAGCTATGATTGA